A region from the Melioribacter roseus P3M-2 genome encodes:
- a CDS encoding RluA family pseudouridine synthase translates to MEIKILYEDENLIAVNKPEGIAAIPENDKTVASLYNLLSEKYSKKIYIVHRLDKEVSGVMLFAFNGETHRELSLLFESRNVHKTYKALVIGKPEYEEGIINNPLRQFGSGRMGVDEKKGKPSETYYEVLNYYDVHTLVKLNPLTGRRHQLRVHMYSIGCPIAGDLKYGNREIQKKYPRLMLHAESISFEYGGRTFKLRAEAPDSFSQVLENINDNFIL, encoded by the coding sequence TTGGAGATTAAGATACTTTACGAAGATGAAAATCTGATTGCGGTCAATAAGCCGGAAGGTATAGCCGCAATTCCGGAAAACGATAAAACTGTTGCGAGTCTGTATAATTTATTGTCGGAGAAATATTCGAAGAAGATTTATATAGTTCATCGGCTCGACAAAGAGGTGAGCGGCGTAATGCTCTTTGCGTTCAACGGCGAAACCCATAGAGAATTGAGTCTTCTTTTTGAAAGCAGGAACGTTCATAAAACTTACAAAGCGCTCGTTATCGGCAAGCCCGAGTATGAAGAGGGAATCATAAACAATCCGCTGCGTCAATTCGGATCGGGTCGAATGGGCGTCGACGAAAAAAAAGGCAAACCGTCGGAAACCTATTATGAAGTATTAAATTATTACGACGTCCACACTCTCGTTAAATTGAATCCTCTTACTGGCAGACGGCATCAGCTGAGGGTTCACATGTATTCGATCGGATGTCCCATAGCGGGCGATTTGAAATACGGCAATCGCGAAATTCAAAAAAAGTATCCACGTCTTATGCTGCATGCCGAATCGATAAGTTTTGAATATGGAGGAAGAACTTTTAAGCTGAGAGCGGAAGCGCCCGATTCGTTTAGTCAAGTTCTTGAAAATATTAACGATAATTTTATTCTGTAA
- the argC gene encoding N-acetyl-gamma-glutamyl-phosphate reductase, giving the protein MVSVSIAGAAGYSGAELIKLLLRHPGVKIDKLFGHSTAGKRIDDVHPSLKSTLSKEIASFEAESLDGTDLLFVALPSGEAQSIVAEAFNKNINVIDLGGDFRLKDVNIYKKYYKHEHSTPDLMQKAVYGLPEWNEAEIKNAKIIANPGCYPTSVLLPLIPLLKEKIVSPDFISINSYSGTSGAGKSVNLSMIFSEVNENVRAYKVGVHQHIPEIDLYLQKFGNIPISFTFVTHLLPITRGIYTTIHCKTNNSTDVGKIEKIYEKYYSDKTFVRLLGEGIPEIKNVAYTNFCDIGFSLAGNDLIIISAIDNLVKGAAGQAIQNLNIIFDYDKTTGLL; this is encoded by the coding sequence GTGGTTAGTGTTTCGATAGCGGGAGCCGCCGGGTATTCCGGCGCAGAATTGATTAAGTTGTTGCTGAGGCATCCCGGTGTAAAAATAGATAAACTCTTCGGGCATTCTACCGCGGGCAAGCGTATTGACGATGTGCATCCGTCCCTTAAATCAACGCTTTCGAAAGAAATCGCCTCTTTTGAAGCGGAATCTCTGGATGGAACCGACTTGTTGTTCGTAGCCCTTCCTTCCGGAGAGGCTCAGTCGATAGTTGCCGAGGCGTTTAATAAGAATATAAACGTAATCGATCTCGGCGGCGATTTCCGACTCAAAGACGTGAATATTTATAAAAAATACTATAAACACGAACACTCGACGCCGGATTTAATGCAGAAAGCGGTTTACGGTCTGCCGGAATGGAACGAAGCTGAAATTAAAAACGCAAAAATAATTGCAAATCCCGGCTGCTATCCCACAAGCGTTCTCTTGCCGTTAATTCCCTTGCTGAAAGAGAAAATCGTAAGTCCGGATTTTATTTCAATAAACTCATACAGCGGTACTTCGGGCGCGGGAAAGTCTGTAAATCTCTCGATGATTTTCAGCGAGGTAAACGAGAACGTAAGGGCATATAAAGTCGGGGTTCATCAGCACATCCCCGAGATCGACCTCTATCTCCAAAAGTTTGGCAATATCCCGATTTCCTTCACTTTTGTAACGCATCTTTTGCCGATTACCAGAGGAATTTACACGACTATTCATTGCAAAACGAATAATTCGACAGACGTTGGTAAAATCGAGAAAATCTATGAGAAATATTATTCGGATAAAACCTTCGTCAGATTGCTTGGGGAAGGAATACCGGAAATTAAAAATGTAGCTTACACCAATTTTTGTGATATCGGTTTTAGTCTTGCAGGCAACGATCTGATTATTATATCCGCAATCGACAATTTGGTAAAAGGCGCAGCGGGTCAGGCTATACAAAATTTGAATATAATTTTTGATTATGATAAAACAACGGGATTATTATGA
- a CDS encoding chloride channel protein, whose product MRKHYEVLKENLKVFNTKKILDYDYTSYVVYSVIMGVVVGFATVVFHESIDFFNELFFKQTANGLYFLGAAAVIALPAIGMFIQSLMIYGAPDIAKNRGVVEVIKAVATKGYRIPLRNTIFHFIAPVISIGSGNTVGPEGPAAQLGGGLANKLAYLFGLSETKKKVLTAAGAGAAIAAIFNTPMGGIFFALEIVLLNEFSTSTFPALILSSVTSSAVSRAFLGNKSIFHFHTPQVGDYLNLYYYAILGIIAGLLSLFFIRYSNSLDSIINKKILKKVPRWALMTFVGLVMGVAGYFYKDIFGIGYNGINHILSNSLAWQVVAVLLILKFLLVPMVLNSGGFGGIFAPSLFMGACLGFLYGTGLNYLLGYQFDTTAFVLVGMGAVLGGVNFIPISSILIIFEMTKDYSFILPLMLAVVASTMIVQIVLKKSIHEHHLEKQGYRVSAKGEINLLKSLTAKQVMKSDIVLVKDDTPLPEIVKHLIESSHNTFYMIDEDGKITGTITEAELRPIITEYEHLRNVLVARDVASSSVTLIREDETLDSVLKKFEAKDADEFPVVSNSDGNKILGTISRHDVIAAYNKESLKTDIVEGLSHELLTVSKIKKTQVFEGYSILEKTAPPEFVGKSLTDLKIRSRYGLEVLVVKKTNSPFDENDKDVVVPDPNYVIREGDELILFGRDDKIEEALQW is encoded by the coding sequence ATGAGAAAACATTACGAAGTTCTGAAAGAAAATTTAAAGGTGTTCAACACAAAGAAAATTCTCGACTACGATTACACAAGTTATGTGGTTTATTCGGTAATTATGGGAGTCGTAGTCGGATTTGCAACTGTAGTATTTCACGAGTCGATCGACTTCTTTAACGAACTCTTTTTCAAACAGACGGCTAACGGTCTCTATTTTTTGGGAGCTGCGGCTGTAATAGCCTTGCCGGCGATAGGCATGTTTATTCAAAGTTTAATGATTTACGGAGCTCCCGATATTGCAAAGAATCGCGGCGTAGTCGAAGTTATTAAAGCCGTTGCAACCAAAGGCTACCGGATACCCTTGCGAAATACGATTTTTCATTTTATTGCTCCGGTTATAAGTATCGGTTCGGGCAACACTGTAGGACCCGAAGGACCGGCGGCACAATTGGGCGGCGGATTGGCGAATAAACTTGCATATTTATTCGGTCTTTCCGAAACAAAGAAAAAAGTTTTGACCGCGGCAGGCGCCGGCGCTGCTATCGCCGCTATCTTTAACACTCCGATGGGCGGCATATTCTTTGCGCTGGAAATCGTGTTGTTAAATGAATTCTCCACGTCGACGTTTCCAGCTTTGATATTATCTTCTGTAACTTCGAGCGCCGTCTCGCGCGCTTTCCTCGGAAATAAATCGATTTTCCATTTTCACACACCTCAGGTTGGGGATTATCTCAATCTGTATTATTATGCCATACTCGGAATAATTGCCGGACTGCTCTCCCTCTTTTTTATAAGATATTCAAATTCGCTTGACAGTATTATCAATAAAAAGATTTTGAAAAAAGTCCCGCGCTGGGCGCTGATGACTTTTGTCGGACTTGTTATGGGAGTTGCGGGCTATTTCTACAAAGATATCTTCGGAATCGGCTATAACGGCATCAATCATATTTTATCGAATTCGCTCGCCTGGCAGGTGGTGGCCGTTTTGTTGATATTGAAATTTTTACTTGTGCCGATGGTTTTGAACTCCGGCGGTTTCGGAGGAATTTTTGCCCCGTCGTTGTTTATGGGCGCCTGCCTGGGATTCCTCTACGGCACGGGACTGAATTATCTGCTCGGTTATCAGTTCGACACTACGGCGTTTGTATTGGTTGGAATGGGCGCGGTGCTCGGCGGAGTGAATTTCATCCCCATTTCTTCGATACTTATCATTTTCGAAATGACTAAAGACTACTCGTTCATTCTGCCTTTGATGCTCGCTGTTGTCGCAAGCACGATGATAGTTCAGATAGTATTGAAAAAATCGATACACGAGCATCATCTCGAAAAGCAAGGTTATAGAGTCTCCGCCAAAGGCGAAATTAATTTGCTTAAATCGCTGACGGCAAAACAAGTAATGAAAAGCGATATCGTATTGGTAAAGGATGATACGCCTCTGCCGGAAATAGTGAAACATCTTATTGAAAGCTCTCATAATACTTTCTATATGATCGATGAAGACGGAAAAATTACGGGCACAATTACGGAAGCCGAATTGAGACCGATAATTACGGAATACGAACATCTGAGAAACGTTCTTGTGGCAAGGGATGTGGCGTCTTCGTCTGTTACGTTAATACGCGAAGACGAAACGCTCGATTCCGTACTGAAAAAATTCGAGGCAAAAGACGCCGATGAATTCCCCGTGGTCAGCAATTCGGACGGGAATAAAATTCTCGGAACTATAAGCCGTCACGACGTTATTGCCGCTTATAACAAAGAAAGTCTTAAAACCGATATAGTAGAAGGCTTGTCGCACGAGCTTTTGACGGTATCGAAAATTAAGAAAACTCAGGTCTTTGAAGGATATTCCATACTGGAAAAAACGGCTCCTCCCGAATTTGTGGGCAAATCGCTCACCGATCTTAAAATTAGAAGCCGTTACGGACTGGAAGTGCTCGTGGTTAAGAAAACGAATTCTCCTTTTGATGAAAATGATAAGGACGTCGTCGTGCCCGATCCGAATTATGTTATACGGGAAGGCGACGAATTGATTTTATTCGGACGGGACGATAAAATTGAAGAAGCTCTCCAATGGTAA
- a CDS encoding DNA alkylation repair protein has protein sequence MKEAGLTKDKVVSLLSSKSDEKNKAGMARYGINVEKAFGISVNELREIAKRIGKNHELAMELWESGYREARHLAVMIEEVDRVTGTQMGKRFRFVGYMRRDVHPSVPENALRLQKVDEWMKSDKEFVRRAAFALIAALAVHDKKAEDGRFEVYFNDIKRCSVDERNYVKKAVNWALRQIGKRNRRLNKLAVGVAKELKTSDSKSAGWIGSDALRELTNPKVVMRFK, from the coding sequence ATGAAAGAAGCCGGTTTGACAAAAGATAAAGTCGTGAGTCTACTTTCGTCGAAAAGCGATGAAAAGAACAAAGCCGGGATGGCGAGATACGGCATCAACGTTGAAAAAGCATTCGGCATAAGCGTAAATGAATTGAGAGAAATAGCGAAACGGATTGGAAAGAATCACGAGCTGGCAATGGAATTGTGGGAGTCCGGCTATCGCGAAGCCCGCCATCTGGCTGTTATGATTGAAGAAGTAGATAGAGTGACCGGAACTCAAATGGGTAAGCGATTTCGATTCGTGGGATATATGCGACGGGACGTGCATCCATCTGTTCCGGAAAACGCCTTACGCCTACAAAAAGTCGACGAATGGATGAAAAGCGACAAAGAGTTTGTGCGCCGCGCTGCATTTGCATTGATTGCCGCGCTTGCCGTCCACGATAAAAAAGCGGAGGACGGAAGATTCGAGGTTTATTTCAACGACATAAAACGTTGTTCGGTCGACGAAAGGAATTACGTGAAAAAAGCGGTTAACTGGGCGCTTCGTCAAATAGGGAAAAGAAATAGACGTTTGAATAAACTGGCTGTCGGAGTAGCAAAAGAACTGAAAACGTCGGATTCTAAATCCGCCGGGTGGATCGGTAGCGACGCTTTAAGAGAATTAACCAACCCGAAAGTTGTAATGCGATTTAAGTAA
- the argB gene encoding acetylglutamate kinase yields the protein MTLPKFRKEDVLVEALPYIQEFESKTFVIKYGGAVMEEENLKQMVAQDVTLLRKIGINIIVVHGGGKEITSLSNKLNLKTNFVNGQRYTDDDTIGVVQMVLAGQINKDIVRRINMHGGRAVGVSGIDGNLLGVKKYEKEDLGLVGEIENVNDRFLANLMKDGYLPVIAPVGVDGNGAVYNVNADIAACHIAGAVTSSKLVFMTDVEGIKDGERLMTHLTRSEAQKMIEKGIINGGMIPKVESAFRALDAGVKKVHIIDGRIPHALLLEIFTKEGVGTEIVDE from the coding sequence ATGACGCTGCCAAAATTCAGAAAAGAAGACGTGCTTGTAGAAGCTCTGCCGTACATTCAGGAATTCGAAAGCAAAACTTTTGTGATTAAATACGGCGGCGCGGTTATGGAAGAGGAAAACCTTAAACAGATGGTCGCACAGGACGTGACGCTGCTCCGTAAAATCGGTATTAATATAATTGTCGTACACGGCGGCGGGAAGGAAATTACTTCGCTTTCGAATAAACTCAATCTCAAGACAAATTTTGTAAACGGGCAAAGATATACCGACGACGATACGATTGGCGTCGTTCAGATGGTGCTTGCCGGACAAATAAATAAAGATATCGTAAGAAGAATAAATATGCACGGCGGCAGGGCGGTAGGCGTAAGCGGCATCGACGGAAACTTGCTCGGCGTAAAAAAATACGAAAAAGAAGATCTGGGTCTCGTTGGCGAAATCGAAAATGTTAACGACAGATTCCTTGCAAATTTGATGAAAGACGGTTATCTGCCGGTTATCGCCCCCGTAGGAGTGGATGGCAACGGCGCCGTTTATAATGTAAACGCCGATATTGCCGCCTGTCATATTGCAGGCGCTGTTACTTCTTCCAAACTGGTGTTCATGACCGACGTCGAAGGCATTAAAGACGGCGAACGGCTGATGACGCATCTTACCCGCTCCGAAGCGCAAAAGATGATTGAAAAAGGAATCATTAACGGCGGTATGATTCCAAAAGTGGAATCCGCTTTCAGAGCGCTCGACGCAGGCGTAAAAAAAGTTCATATTATCGACGGCAGAATTCCTCACGCGCTTCTGCTCGAAATTTTTACGAAGGAAGGCGTAGGAACGGAAATAGTAGACGAATAA
- the argH gene encoding argininosuccinate lyase: MAVWNGRFKKSLDEEALKFSSSIELDSRMYNEDIDGSISHVKMLAKQKIISVAESKKIIKAIEEIRKEIANGEYQIDWTKEDIHSAVEERLVRKIGDVGKKLHTARSRNDQVALDERLFLKKEINLTIKLISDLQKSLFKKAEKYKSVIVPGYTHLQRAQPILFAHHLIAYIEMLERDKERLKDCLKRGDKSPLGAAAFAGTSLPIDRNYTAELLGFSGIVDNSIDAVSSRDLIIEFISATSIIMMNLSRLSEEFILWSSSEFSFAQTDDAYATGSSLMPQKKNPDFAELIRGKSGRVFGALTGMLTLMKGLPLAYNRDMQEDKYHLITALDTTKDCLKIAANMIDHTEFKADRFEEELTGDLSLATDLLDYLVRKNVPFREAHHLVGKIVALCVERGIKLNQLELSEYKKFSSAFEKDLYSLLHPMSSIKKKISAGGASPKEVNRALRKWKRKLSSE, from the coding sequence ATGGCTGTATGGAACGGTCGCTTCAAAAAGAGTCTGGACGAGGAAGCCTTGAAATTTTCTTCGTCGATTGAGCTCGACTCGAGAATGTATAACGAGGATATCGACGGCAGCATTTCGCATGTTAAAATGCTCGCCAAACAAAAAATAATATCGGTCGCCGAATCGAAAAAGATAATCAAAGCGATCGAAGAAATTCGAAAAGAAATTGCAAACGGCGAATATCAAATCGACTGGACAAAAGAAGACATCCATTCGGCGGTCGAGGAGCGGCTCGTTCGGAAAATAGGAGACGTCGGTAAAAAACTTCATACCGCGCGCAGCCGCAACGACCAGGTGGCTCTCGATGAAAGACTGTTCCTGAAAAAGGAAATTAATCTTACGATTAAACTGATTTCGGACCTGCAGAAATCATTATTTAAAAAAGCGGAAAAATATAAATCAGTAATTGTCCCGGGTTATACTCATTTGCAAAGAGCGCAGCCGATACTCTTTGCTCATCATCTGATTGCGTATATCGAAATGCTCGAAAGGGACAAGGAAAGATTGAAAGATTGTTTGAAACGGGGCGACAAATCTCCGCTCGGCGCGGCAGCCTTTGCGGGCACGTCGCTCCCGATCGACAGAAATTATACTGCCGAACTTCTCGGATTCAGCGGCATAGTCGACAACAGTATCGACGCCGTAAGCAGTCGGGATTTGATTATCGAATTTATTTCGGCAACGTCGATTATAATGATGAATTTGAGCAGGCTTTCGGAAGAATTTATATTGTGGAGCTCTTCGGAATTTTCGTTCGCTCAAACAGACGACGCCTATGCTACGGGCAGCAGCCTGATGCCTCAAAAGAAAAATCCGGATTTTGCCGAATTGATACGGGGCAAATCGGGAAGAGTCTTCGGAGCTTTAACGGGCATGCTGACCTTAATGAAAGGACTTCCTCTGGCTTACAACAGAGATATGCAGGAGGACAAGTATCATCTGATTACCGCGCTCGACACAACCAAAGATTGCCTGAAGATTGCCGCCAATATGATTGACCATACGGAATTCAAAGCCGACAGGTTCGAGGAAGAATTGACCGGCGATTTATCGCTTGCAACCGATTTGCTCGATTATCTTGTTCGTAAGAATGTTCCTTTTCGGGAAGCCCATCATCTTGTAGGCAAAATAGTCGCTCTCTGCGTGGAAAGAGGAATTAAGTTAAATCAACTAGAACTAAGCGAGTATAAAAAATTTTCATCCGCATTCGAAAAAGATTTGTACTCGCTCCTCCATCCCATGAGCAGTATAAAGAAAAAAATTTCAGCCGGCGGCGCTTCCCCTAAAGAAGTGAACAGAGCCCTCCGCAAATGGAAGCGAAAGCTTTCTTCCGAATAA
- the argR gene encoding arginine repressor — translation MGKKLEEIQKRHSLIKSIITSQEVFNQTQLGKLLKSKGIKVTQATLSRDLNELGVVRVPTSKGLVYQINQEGGEGALKNYIAEEVLAIESNECLILVKTFLGRAQGVAVQIDRENLPDVLGTIAGDDTIIVVPKSTKNIKKVIEELKTLLGIEK, via the coding sequence ATGGGAAAAAAGTTAGAGGAAATTCAAAAACGTCACTCGTTGATTAAATCGATTATTACTTCGCAGGAAGTTTTTAATCAGACTCAGCTCGGCAAACTTTTGAAAAGCAAAGGAATTAAAGTTACTCAGGCAACTCTTTCCAGGGATTTGAATGAATTGGGAGTGGTGCGCGTGCCGACTTCAAAAGGTCTTGTTTATCAGATAAATCAGGAAGGCGGAGAGGGCGCGCTCAAAAATTATATAGCGGAGGAAGTCCTTGCCATCGAATCGAACGAATGCCTTATACTTGTAAAAACATTTTTGGGACGCGCGCAGGGAGTAGCCGTTCAAATCGACAGGGAAAATTTGCCCGATGTGTTGGGCACTATAGCCGGCGACGATACGATTATTGTCGTGCCGAAATCCACAAAAAATATTAAAAAAGTAATCGAAGAATTAAAAACATTATTGGGAATAGAAAAATGA
- a CDS encoding SdiA-regulated domain-containing protein encodes MTACQSETEYYKIDWSVKLALPEPSGLAYDKLRDELWSVSDENHGIYQVSTNGEILKRVEIPDGDLEGIAFVDDSTLAVLSEESREVVFVSINGKVIDRKPVFDNGVFNNGPEGIAYDADNKTYWVANEKNPALIVKYDSLFNEIERKEIDFVRDVSGLFYDNVDNSLWMTSDEDNKILKLDTELNILKAYDTNIKQMEGIAIDHKNKAIYIVSDSEEKLYGLKLK; translated from the coding sequence TTGACTGCATGCCAGTCCGAAACAGAATATTACAAAATAGATTGGTCGGTAAAACTCGCCTTACCCGAACCGTCTGGCCTGGCTTACGATAAATTACGTGACGAACTCTGGAGCGTCAGCGACGAAAATCACGGCATATATCAGGTGAGTACGAACGGGGAAATACTGAAAAGGGTTGAAATTCCCGACGGCGACTTGGAAGGCATCGCTTTTGTCGACGATTCTACCCTGGCGGTATTGAGCGAAGAAAGCCGTGAAGTAGTTTTCGTCTCTATAAACGGCAAGGTTATCGATAGAAAACCCGTGTTCGACAACGGCGTTTTTAACAACGGTCCGGAAGGAATAGCTTACGATGCGGATAATAAAACATATTGGGTGGCAAACGAAAAAAATCCGGCTTTGATTGTCAAATACGACAGTCTGTTTAATGAAATCGAAAGAAAAGAAATTGATTTTGTAAGAGACGTTTCAGGATTGTTTTACGACAATGTTGATAATTCTCTCTGGATGACAAGCGACGAAGACAATAAAATTCTAAAGCTCGACACCGAATTGAATATATTAAAAGCCTACGATACGAATATTAAGCAGATGGAAGGAATTGCGATAGATCATAAAAACAAAGCGATCTATATTGTATCCGACAGTGAAGAAAAATTGTACGGACTGAAACTGAAATGA
- the argJ gene encoding bifunctional glutamate N-acetyltransferase/amino-acid acetyltransferase ArgJ encodes MNENKHTEIISDKEMKSGITAPMGFLSAGLHCGIKRYKKDLALIVSETPATAAAIFTKNKVQAAPVLISKKHLNSNDKFRAIIVNSGNANACTGEQGMKDAVEMAALTASALNIKPEEVFVSSTGVIGEPLPMEKIRAGIGKIVDMLSEDDSNAAAEAIMTTDTFPKFTSVEFEANGKIATIGGIAKGSGMIHPNMATMLAFITTDAAVEKNYFQNVLKKTADKTFNRITVDGDTSTNDMVIALANGVSGAEINDDSSAAFETALFELMKKLAIDIVKDGEGATKLIEIVVEGALSDDDALKAARSVAHSPLVKTAVHGEDANWGRILAAVGYSGIEFNPDDFEIYINGTCILGKNYDVKLSIEEANKTLKPNEIELLIKLNEGSGKANYWTCDLSEEYVKINGSYRT; translated from the coding sequence ATGAACGAAAACAAGCATACGGAAATTATATCGGATAAAGAGATGAAATCCGGGATAACGGCTCCGATGGGATTCTTGAGCGCCGGTCTTCACTGCGGTATTAAAAGATACAAAAAAGATCTCGCTTTGATTGTGTCGGAAACGCCGGCAACCGCCGCCGCAATTTTTACCAAAAACAAAGTCCAGGCGGCGCCCGTGCTTATATCCAAAAAGCATTTGAACTCAAACGATAAATTCCGCGCAATAATAGTCAACAGCGGCAACGCAAACGCATGCACTGGCGAGCAAGGCATGAAGGATGCGGTCGAAATGGCTGCGCTGACCGCTTCAGCATTGAATATCAAACCCGAAGAAGTATTCGTTTCTTCTACCGGCGTTATAGGCGAACCTTTGCCGATGGAAAAAATAAGAGCGGGGATAGGCAAAATTGTCGATATGCTTTCGGAAGACGACTCAAACGCAGCGGCGGAAGCGATTATGACAACGGATACTTTTCCGAAATTTACTTCAGTGGAATTTGAAGCGAACGGTAAAATCGCAACCATCGGAGGAATTGCAAAAGGTTCCGGAATGATTCACCCCAATATGGCGACTATGCTGGCTTTTATTACCACCGATGCAGCCGTTGAAAAAAATTATTTTCAAAACGTTTTAAAAAAGACTGCCGACAAAACATTCAACAGAATTACCGTCGACGGCGATACGAGCACAAACGATATGGTGATTGCGTTGGCAAACGGAGTGTCGGGCGCGGAAATAAACGACGACAGCTCCGCAGCTTTTGAAACGGCTCTGTTTGAATTAATGAAAAAGCTTGCCATTGATATTGTTAAGGACGGCGAAGGCGCCACAAAATTAATCGAAATAGTTGTTGAAGGAGCTTTATCGGACGACGACGCATTGAAAGCGGCGCGCAGCGTGGCTCATTCACCTCTTGTCAAAACAGCCGTACACGGCGAGGACGCCAACTGGGGAAGAATTTTAGCCGCCGTGGGATATTCCGGCATTGAATTCAATCCGGACGATTTCGAAATATATATCAACGGCACCTGTATCCTCGGTAAAAATTACGACGTAAAACTTTCGATCGAAGAAGCCAACAAAACGCTGAAACCGAACGAGATTGAATTGTTGATAAAATTGAACGAAGGCTCGGGAAAAGCCAATTACTGGACGTGTGACCTGTCCGAAGAATACGTTAAGATCAACGGGAGTTACAGAACATGA
- a CDS encoding argininosuccinate synthase has translation MSKQKIVVAYSGGLDTSVMVHWLKKNYDAEIITFTGNLGQSKELIGLEEKALKSGASKVYIEDLTEEFLTDYAFPALRSGALYENAYPMATAIGRPLLAKALVDVALKENATMVAHGCTGKGNDQVRFEVSVGALAPDLKCIAPLRTWEFKSREEEIEYAKENNIPVAITKDNPYSIDDNIWGTAIECGILEDPMQEPPEDAYLHTVSPEKAPDYAETVTVEFEKGIPVKVDGKELSPIELVNYLNEVGGKHGIGRIDMIENRLVGIKSREVYEAPAASILHFAHTELERLTLDKAVMHYKSLVSHEFASLIYNGLWFTPLREALQAFVDKSQEKVTGLVKIKLYKGTMRVAGRTSPYSLYDPSLATYTIEDQFDHKASEGFIKIYGLPYKTINRVEQKANETNITV, from the coding sequence ATGAGCAAACAGAAAATAGTAGTGGCGTATTCCGGTGGACTCGATACTTCGGTAATGGTTCACTGGCTCAAAAAAAATTACGACGCGGAAATAATAACGTTTACGGGCAATCTGGGTCAGTCCAAAGAATTGATCGGTTTGGAGGAAAAAGCCCTTAAATCCGGCGCTTCCAAAGTCTATATCGAAGATTTAACCGAAGAATTTCTAACAGATTACGCTTTTCCGGCTCTCAGATCGGGCGCGCTTTACGAAAACGCTTATCCGATGGCAACGGCTATCGGCAGACCCTTGCTGGCTAAGGCTTTGGTCGACGTGGCTCTAAAAGAAAATGCGACTATGGTAGCTCACGGCTGCACGGGCAAAGGAAACGACCAGGTGAGATTCGAAGTTTCGGTCGGAGCCCTGGCTCCCGATCTTAAATGCATTGCGCCTTTGAGAACCTGGGAATTCAAATCCCGCGAGGAAGAAATTGAATATGCCAAGGAAAACAACATACCGGTCGCAATTACAAAAGACAATCCCTATTCGATAGACGATAATATCTGGGGAACGGCAATCGAATGCGGCATTCTAGAAGACCCGATGCAGGAACCGCCCGAAGACGCATACCTCCATACTGTATCGCCGGAGAAAGCTCCCGATTATGCCGAGACCGTTACCGTAGAATTCGAAAAAGGAATTCCAGTAAAAGTGGACGGCAAAGAATTGAGCCCGATTGAACTGGTTAATTATCTGAATGAGGTTGGCGGCAAACACGGAATCGGCAGAATCGATATGATTGAAAACCGGTTGGTCGGCATTAAATCACGCGAAGTATACGAAGCCCCCGCCGCATCGATACTCCATTTTGCGCATACGGAACTCGAAAGACTCACTCTCGATAAAGCGGTCATGCATTATAAAAGCCTCGTGTCTCATGAATTTGCCAGCCTTATTTATAACGGACTCTGGTTTACTCCGTTGAGAGAAGCGCTCCAGGCATTCGTCGACAAATCGCAGGAAAAAGTAACGGGTCTGGTTAAGATTAAACTCTATAAAGGCACAATGAGAGTTGCCGGCAGAACTTCTCCTTATTCGCTCTACGACCCGTCTCTGGCAACCTATACAATCGAAGACCAGTTCGATCATAAAGCTTCGGAAGGATTTATTAAAATTTACGGGCTGCCTTACAAAACAATCAACAGGGTAGAACAAAAAGCCAACGAAACAAACATTACGGTGTAA